The following are encoded together in the Citrobacter arsenatis genome:
- the glyS gene encoding glycine--tRNA ligase subunit beta — MSEKTFLVEIGTEELPPKALRSLAESFAANFTAELDNAGIAHGNVEWFAAPRRLALKVANLAQAQPDCEVEKRGPAIAQAFDAEGKPSKAAEGWARGCGITVDQAERLTTDKGEWLLYRAHVKGESAEALLPNMIATSLAKLPIPKLMRWGASDVHFVRPVHTVTLLLGDKVIPATILGIQSDRVIRGHRFMGEPEFTIDSADQYPEILRERGKVIADYAERKAKIKADAEEAARKIGGNADLSESLLEEVTSLVEWPVVLTAKFEEKFLAVPSEALVHTMKGDQKYFPVYANDGKLLPNFIFVANIESKDPSQIISGNEKVVRPRLADAEFFFNTDRKKRLEDHLPRLQTVLFQQQLGTLRDKTDRIQALAGWIAGQIGADVNHATRAGLLSKCDLMTNMVFEFTDTQGVMGMHYARHDGEAEDVAVALNEQYQPRFAGDDLPSNPVACAVAIADKMDTLAGIFGIGQHPKGDKDPFALRRAALGVLRIIVEKNLNLDLQTLTEEAVRLYGDKLTNANVVDDVIDFMLGRFRAWYQDEGYTVDTIQAVLARRPTRPADFDARMKAVSHFRTLEAASALAAANKRVSNILAKSEETLNDRVNAATLKEPEEIALAMQVVVLRDKLEPVFAAGHYQEALVELSALREPVDAFFEKVMVNVEDKDLRINRLSMLEKLRELFLRVADISLLQ, encoded by the coding sequence ATGTCTGAGAAAACTTTTCTGGTGGAAATCGGCACTGAAGAGCTGCCACCAAAAGCACTGCGCAGCCTGGCTGAGTCCTTTGCTGCGAACTTTACCGCGGAGCTGGATAACGCCGGTATCGCGCACGGCAACGTTGAGTGGTTCGCCGCGCCGCGTCGTCTGGCGCTGAAAGTCGCGAATCTGGCGCAAGCGCAACCTGACTGTGAAGTTGAAAAACGCGGCCCGGCCATTGCCCAGGCGTTTGACGCCGAAGGCAAACCGAGCAAAGCGGCAGAAGGTTGGGCGCGTGGCTGCGGCATTACGGTTGACCAGGCTGAGCGTCTGACCACCGATAAAGGCGAGTGGCTGCTGTATCGTGCGCATGTGAAAGGCGAAAGCGCTGAAGCACTGCTGCCGAATATGATCGCCACCTCACTGGCGAAGCTGCCGATCCCGAAACTGATGCGCTGGGGCGCGTCTGACGTTCACTTCGTGCGTCCGGTTCACACCGTGACCCTGCTGCTGGGCGACAAAGTCATTCCGGCAACAATTTTAGGGATTCAGTCCGATCGCGTGATCCGTGGGCATCGCTTTATGGGCGAACCAGAATTCACCATCGATTCTGCCGATCAGTACCCAGAAATCCTGCGTGAGCGCGGCAAAGTGATTGCGGATTACGCTGAGCGTAAAGCGAAAATCAAAGCCGATGCTGAAGAAGCGGCGCGTAAGATTGGCGGTAACGCTGACCTGAGCGAAAGCCTGCTCGAAGAAGTCACCTCACTGGTGGAATGGCCGGTAGTGCTGACCGCGAAGTTCGAAGAGAAATTCCTCGCTGTTCCGTCTGAAGCGCTGGTACACACCATGAAAGGTGACCAGAAGTACTTCCCGGTATACGCGAACGACGGCAAACTGCTGCCGAACTTTATCTTCGTTGCCAACATCGAATCGAAAGATCCGAGCCAGATTATCTCCGGTAACGAGAAGGTGGTTCGTCCGCGTCTGGCGGATGCCGAGTTCTTCTTCAATACCGACCGTAAAAAACGTCTGGAAGACCATCTGCCGCGTCTGCAAACCGTGCTGTTCCAACAGCAACTGGGTACGCTGCGCGACAAGACCGATCGTATCCAGGCGCTGGCGGGCTGGATCGCGGGGCAGATTGGCGCTGACGTTAACCACGCAACGCGTGCTGGCCTGCTGTCCAAGTGTGATCTGATGACCAACATGGTCTTCGAGTTCACCGACACCCAGGGCGTGATGGGCATGCACTACGCGCGTCACGATGGCGAAGCGGAAGATGTGGCTGTGGCGCTGAACGAGCAGTATCAGCCGCGTTTTGCCGGTGATGACCTGCCGTCTAACCCGGTTGCCTGTGCCGTGGCGATTGCCGATAAGATGGATACTCTGGCGGGTATCTTCGGTATTGGTCAGCATCCGAAAGGTGACAAAGACCCGTTTGCGCTGCGTCGTGCCGCACTGGGCGTACTGCGTATCATCGTTGAGAAGAACCTGAACCTGGATCTGCAAACGTTGACCGAGGAAGCGGTTCGTCTGTATGGCGACAAGCTGACTAACGCCAACGTGGTGGATGATGTTATCGACTTTATGCTCGGTCGCTTCCGCGCCTGGTATCAGGACGAAGGTTACACCGTCGATACCATTCAGGCAGTACTGGCGCGTCGTCCGACTCGTCCGGCCGATTTTGACGCACGAATGAAGGCGGTTTCGCACTTCCGTACGCTGGAAGCCGCGTCCGCGCTGGCTGCCGCGAACAAGCGTGTATCGAACATCCTGGCTAAGTCTGAAGAGACGCTGAATGACCGCGTGAATGCGGCAACGCTGAAAGAGCCGGAAGAAATTGCGCTGGCGATGCAGGTTGTGGTGCTGCGCGATAAGCTGGAGCCCGTCTTTGCAGCCGGTCATTACCAGGAAGCGCTGGTTGAACTGTCGGCACTGCGTGAACCGGTTGATGCGTTCTTTGAGAAAGTAATGGTTAACGTGGAAGATAAAGATCTGCGTATTAACCGCTTGTCTATGCTCGAAAAACTGCGCGAGCTGTTCCTGCGCGTGGCGGATATTTCGCTGCTGCAGTAA